Proteins encoded in a region of the Homo sapiens chromosome 9, GRCh38.p14 Primary Assembly genome:
- the IFNE gene encoding interferon epsilon precursor codes for MIIKHFFGTVLVLLASTTIFSLDLKLIIFQQRQVNQESLKLLNKLQTLSIQQCLPHRKNFLLPQKSLSPQQYQKGHTLAILHEMLQQIFSLFRANISLDGWEENHTEKFLIQLHQQLEYLEALMGLEAEKLSGTLGSDNLRLQVKMYFRRIHDYLENQDYSTCAWAIVQVEISRCLFFVFSLTEKLSKQGRPLNDMKQELTTEFRSPR; via the coding sequence ATGATTATCAAGCACTTCTTTGGAACTGTGTTGGTGCTGCTGGCCTCTACCACTATCTTCTCTCTAGATTTGAAACTGATTATCTTCCAGCAAAGACAAGTGAATCAAGAAAGTTTAAAACTCTTGAATAAGTTGCAAACCTTGTCAATTCAGCAGTGTCTACCACACAGGAAAAACTTTCTGCTTCCTCAGAAGTCTTTGAGTCCTCAGCAGTACCAAAAAGGACACACTCTGGCCATTCTCCATGAGATGCTTCAGCAGATCTTCAGCCTCTTCAGGGCAAATATTTCTCTGGATGGTTGGGAGGAAAACCACACGGAGAAATTCCTCATTCAACTTCATCAACAGCTAGAATACCTAGAAGCACTCATGGGACTGGAAGCAGAGAAGCTAAGTGGTACTTTGGGTAGTGATAACCTTAGATTACAAGTTAAAATGTACTTCCGAAGGATCCATGATTACCTGGAAAACCAGGACTACAGCACCTGTGCCTGGGCCATTGTCCAAGTAGAAATCAGCCGATGTCTGTTCTTTGTGTTCAGTCTCACAGAAAAACTGAGCAAACAAGGAAGACCCTTGAACGACATGAAGCAAGAGCTTACTACAGAGTTTAGAAGCCCGAGGTAG